A DNA window from Mastomys coucha isolate ucsf_1 unplaced genomic scaffold, UCSF_Mcou_1 pScaffold21, whole genome shotgun sequence contains the following coding sequences:
- the Pnma8b gene encoding paraneoplastic antigen-like protein 8B, producing MTMNLLQDWCKELEVEVHRALLITGIPERLQQADIEATLRPNLQPLGNYRLRTVRAVTKEKSQAALVEFGADFDHSAIPIHIRGENGIWKILSKDRGQDARVLRQMRRLLLDERPMDDFREIAIPLVLEAQAQAKGLGKEAKKAGSSEGAARSGRRGRRGGKRRSRSHKLTAQKGQKRSRGGRRARSESEDSSDDSLGIVIEEIYAEDLSVDEDQRALYATLQAAAKELTKKWAFRGDQEEGDGPREFLALVTVTDKAKKEEIEKDLPGTESICLNIKDEKSGVPDLVALLAVRDTPAVEVDTEVEDDDDDEDDDDEDEEDEDDDEDDDDDDSDSESLENGEQGKEVMDSPEFVAIVAYTDPADPSAREEMLKIASVIETLGWGDKKDKKDVLPQVLSVMAKDTSGPRVKVEEAGRQVDAMVLRKAEEDGNLLECISTLAEAENCPKGKKSGLGLLRGWTAEGHQGGLLELVALLAAQDMVEAVREEEASRWGSGGSGGRKCDHSQGGLSEVLAFLASQENLESNEESDEDSDTESEGDSEDTDSEESEPGDSVSKKPRAKRARTGSKGLPPAGATAVSTASRARKTRRGGRGRGRAVTPEKKAGSGASTEDHAGNNNKKKKGSAGAGARARAGEAKGQPAAVPKSTRGKKARRGPRRAPKCR from the coding sequence ATGACGATGAACCTTTTGCAAGACTGGTGTAAGGAGCTGGAAGTGGAGGTGCACAGGGCCCTCCTGATCACTGGCATCCCTGAGCGCCTGCAGCAGGCGGACATCGAAGCTACCCTGAGGCCGAATTTGCAGCCCCTAGGCAACTACAGGCTTCGGACTGTGAGAGCTGTGACCAAGGAGAAGTCTCAGGCCGCCCTTGTAGAATTTGGGGCTGACTTCGATCACTCTGCCATTCCTATCCACATTAGGGGAGAGAATGGGATCTGGAAAATCTTGAGTAAGGACCGCGGGCAAGATGCGCGGGTCCTTAGGCAGATGAGGCGCCTGTTGCTGGATGAAAGACCCATGGATGACTTCAGAGAAATAGCCATCCCTCTGGTATtagaggcccaggcccaggccaaGGGATTAGGGAAGGAGGCCAAGAAGGCTGGCTCCTCTGAAGGGGCAGCTAGAAGCGGCCGTCGGGGCCGTCGGGGAGGCAAGCGCCGATCCAGAAGCCACAAGTTGACGGCTCAGAAGGGCCAGAAGAGGAGCCGGGGAGGGCGCCGAGCCAGGAGTGAGTCGGAAGACTCTTCCGATGACAGCCTGGGGATCGTCATAGAGGAGATCTACGCAGAGGACCTGAGCGTAGATGAAGACCAGAGGGCCCTGTATGCCACGCTCCAAGCAGCTGCCAAAGAGCTCACCAAGAAGTGGGCCTTTCGGGGTGaccaggaggaaggagatggCCCCCGAGAGTTCTTGGCACTTGTCACTGTCACCGACAAAGCCaagaaggaagagatagagaaagacctTCCTGGGACAGAGTCTATCTGCTTAAACATCAAAGACGAAAAGAGCGGGGTCCCTGATTTAGTCGCGCTACTGGCTGTGAGAGATACCCCTGCAGTGGAGGTGGATACAGAGgtggaagatgatgatgatgatgaagatgatgatgatgaagatgaagaagatgaggacGACGACGAagatgacgacgatgatgattcCGACAGCGAATCTCTGGAAAACGGAGAGCAAGGAAAGGAAGTAATGGATAGCCCCGAGTTTGTGGCTATCGTGGCTTATACAGACCCCGCTGACCCCTCTGCCAGAGAGGAAATGCTAAAAATCGCTTCCGTGATTGAGACCCTCGGCTGGGGcgataaaaaagacaaaaaagatgtCCTTCCTCAAGTCCTGTCCGTCATGGCCAAGGACACCTCTGGGCCTAGGGTGAAGGTAGAGGAGGCAGGCCGTCAGGTGGACGCCATGGTcctgaggaaggcagaggaagatgggaaTCTTCTGGAATGCATTTCTACCTTGGCCGAAGCAGAGAACTGCCCCAAGGGAAAGAAGTCTGGGCTAGGTCTCCTCAGAGGCTGGACCGCTGAGGGCCACCAGGGTGGCCTCTTGGAGCTGGTGGCACTCCTGGCTGCGCAAGATATGGTGGAAGCcgtgagagaggaagaagccagcaGGTGGGGCAGTGGTGGAAGTGGTGGCCGGAAGTGTGATCATAGCCAAGGTGGTTTATCTGAggtcctggctttcctggcctCCCAGGAGAATCTAGAATCCAACGAGGAATCGGACGAGGATTCAGACACAGAATCAGAGGGAGATTCCGAGGACACTGACAGCGAAGAGTCAGAACCTGGCGACAGCGTATCCAAGAAGCCGCGCGCCAAGAGAGCGCGCACCGGCTCCAAAGGCCTTCCACCGGCCGGCGCCACCGCCGTCTCTACCGCGTCCCGGGCACGCAAAACCCGCAGGGGTGGCCGCGGGCGTGGCCGGGCTGTCACCCCAGAGAAGAAAGCGGGGAGCGGGGCTTCAACCGAGGACCATGCGgggaacaacaacaagaagaagaagggatCCGCAGGCGCCGGGGCCCGTGCCAGGGCTGGCGAGGCCAAGGGACAGCCAGCAGCTGTTCCGAAGTCTACCCGCGGAAAGAAAGCACGCAGGGGCCCAAGGCGGGCGCCCAAATGCCGTTAG